Genomic segment of Pirellulales bacterium:
GCAGCGTCTTACCTGGGAACTCGGGGACATGGCGCCTGGCTCGTCGCAGACCGCGCAAGTCACCTTCACGCCGCGGCAACAAGGGGATGTGACCCCGCGAGCGGCCGTGACGTTCACCCGGCACGTAGCGGCCACGATACAGATCGTCGAACCGCGATTGGCCCTGGTCGTCGAAGGACCGCGCGAGTCGATCGTCGGTCAGCCGACTCCGTATCAATTTCGCGTGACGAACAAGGGAACCGGTCCGGCCATGGGCGTCAGCGTCGAGGTGGCGCCCAGTGACGGACTCGAAGCGGCCAACGGCTCGCAATCGCGATACACAATCGGCACGCTCTCGCCGGGCGAGTCCCGGCACGTTCAAGTGATGATGTCCGGTTCGCAACCTGGCGACTGCAGCCTGCACGGGCGGGCGTTCATCGATCAGCGTCCGATGGATAAGTCTTCTTGTTCGATCCGCATTGTCCAACCGGCGCTCTCTGTGGCGATGGACGGACCGAAGCTGCGGTTCGTCGATCGTCGCGCTGCATACACGATCACGGTACAGAACCCTGGCCCCGCGCCGATCGACAATGTGCAATTGCTCGAACAGGTGCCCGAAGGTTTCCGCTTCGTCGAGGCCAGCTCGGGTGGCAACTACGATCGCAACGTGCGGCAGGTTGCCTGGTTCGTCGGCCGCCTGGAAGCAAACGAAACCGCGACCGTGGGCGTGCAACTCATGGCGGTCGAAGCGGGCGATCATCGCCTGAACGCCGCAGCCAAGGCGGACTGTGGTGTCGTCGGCGAAGCCGAGACCACGACCCGCGTAAAAGGTGCGCCGCATGTCACGATCGACGTCACCGAAGATGATGATCCGGTCGAGATCGACGGCGAGACGATGTACCGCATTCGGCTATCGAACATGGGCTCGACGCCAGCCCGACGCGTGCAGTTCGCCGCCGAGGTGCCGCGTGAGATGCAAATTCTCGAAGCCAATGGTCCGGCCGCCGGCATGATCAAGGGACAGCAACTGGTCTTCCCGCCGATCGACGTGCTCGAACCGGGTCAGACCACGGCCTACGAGGTGCATGTGAAGTGCAAGAAGGCGGGCCAGGTGCGATTCAAGGCCTACTTCCGCAGCGAGGATGCCCCCGATCCGGTGCTGGAAGAAGAAGCCACGCGAATCTACGCCGACTAAACGCCGCAAGTCATTCCGCCCAAGCGGGGCGAATCGAAATATAGAAGGGCCGGACTCCATCGCCTGCGGGCGGTGGAGGACGGCCTGCTTCTTTTCCTAGGGGGCGTGCGTCCCGCCCGCCTGCAACGGAACGTGCGAAGGGAATGCAAACCGCCATCAGAATGACGAATGCCGAAGGACGTAATGACGAATGATCGAGTTCAACCCTTCGTCATTCGAATTTCCTGCGGCATTCGAACACCAGACATTGTCTCTTTCAGCGTAGTTGCGTCGTCGGCTGCCAGTTCCGCGCAGCGTCTGGGACCGGCGCCCTGACGGGCTGACTCGCCGGCGGTGTTTCGAGCGAAGTGAGACGCTTCGTGGTCTGACCGCGCCGCTCGGCCGATAGCTGGCGGAGCAGATCTTGCGAAGCACGATCGACGACCACGATCTCGCTCATCGAATGCGGATCCTTCAGCGGCCGCACGATGCAGATCACCTCGGCGTCACCGGATGCGGAACGAATCTTTTCCAAGACCGATCGCTCGGCAACGGTCAGCGGAGGATTCGCCATTGCTCCGCCGATGGGACCACGCGACTCCTCGGCACTCGTAGGCACAACGCGCGGCGCCGCACTATTCATATTCATGGCTGGCATATTGCGAGCCATCGATGTCGGCTCAGCACCAGTAGGTGCAACGGTCGCAGGGCCCGCAATCATTTGGGTGAGCCCCTTGCGAGCGAGTTCACCATGAATCGAGCCGATGGCGGCGTACAAGCCTTCGTTGTCCGCCGGATCAGCCGCGTTGCAGACGCCGATCAACAGGCCATCGGCCGTGAACAGTCCACCGCCGCTGCGCCCTTCGACCGGTTGACCCGCGACCTGAATATTCGGCGGCGGCAGGTATTTGTCGGTGGTCGTCACATGGCTATTGCGAACGCTCGGCTCGCGGCCATTGTCGCAACCGATGCTCAGCACCGCGTCGCCTGACTTGATGGCGTAGCCGGTCGGCGCCAGTCGCGCGACCGTGACTGGCACGCCGGGGCGAAAGCTGATCAGGCCCACGTCTCGTTTCAGGTCATAGCCGATGACCTGGCCGGGAACGTGCTTCGGCGCGCCAGGGCCGAAGAGATCGACCGTAATCTTGCCTTGCCCCTGCGAGTCGCGAAAAACGTGACCGCAGGTCAGTACCAAGGCTTCGCCCGCGCGGGCGTCGATAATGGTTCCCGAACCGACTGAGTTTCCGTCAGCATCGGCGATCCTGATCCGCACGCTCGATGCCAGGCAGCGTTCGGCCGCCGCAGTATTCTTCTCCAACGCCGAACCGGCAGCCGACAAGGCATCGCGATGCGGCCCCTGCGGTACGCTCGGTTGCGCCGTGATCAAGGGGTACGGGCTGCGCTCGCCGGGCAATGGCATGCTGGGCGGCATGGCAGCCGGCGGAGCGAACGCGCCTGGTTGACCGCCTTCGGGCGATTGTCCACCAGCGGCAGGTGGGCCAGGCATCGGCGTCGGTGGTTCGTCAGCGAAGGTACGCTCGCGGCCCGGGCGTGCGGCGGCCATTTGTGATGGCATTGGTGCGCCCGCGGGTCCGGCCATCGAGCCGGCGCGCTGCGCTTGAGTGAGCATTTGTTGCAAGCGAGCCTGGCTGACCGCACCGACGGCGCGGTCGACTTCCTGCCCGTTGACGAGCATGACGAAACAGGGAATCGCGGTCACGTGATAGCGCGCGACCAGATCGCGCTCGCGATCGAAATCAACTTTTCGTACTGGCTGCCCCTGAGCGGCCAAGGAGTCGACCAGCGGCGCCATTTGTTGACACGGTCCACACCAGGTGGCCGTGAAATCGAGCAACTCTGTCTGCCCAGCCCCCGTCATTGCGAGACACGCCACGACGGAATGCAGCAAATGCATGGATCCCTCCTTGGATCGTGCGATAAGCAGCGCGCATTGGTCCGTCGACATGCGGGGTCGGCGGCGCAAGGCGAGCCAACTGCGGGAGCAACCGGGAGATATGGGTCATCAGGTGTGGCAATCGTGCGATGGATCGCAACACACCAGCGAGGGCAACCTCCTTGTCGCCGTCACAAGCCGTCGGTGAACGTTTCGTTGCAGACCAGTGTCCTTACTGGCGACAAGCACGTGGTTAGTGTGCCTGCTGCGACGTCGGGTAAACGCTTCCGGCGACCACTCGAGTCCGTGACAAAGCGGCGACATCTTGCCTTTGTTAGGCAATTCTTACAAGGCCAACCGCGCCTTCAGTTCCGCTAGCTCGGCGAGGCAAATCCTCGCATTGCACGGCAGAAACGGCACGCACAGCTCTCCCTGTTCGAAAATGACTCACGCCTGTAACGAACTCGCCGAGCCGTTGTGCAGGTTCCATGCCGGACGGCAGTTGTTGGTAGGCAGTAACCGGTAGTCGGTTGTTGGCAGCCGGTAGCCGGCAGAACGCAGCATGGTCAGACGAGTGGCATTGCCGCGTTGTACGAGAGTTCGATGTTGTGCCCGTGATCCGTCCGATGATCGCTCTCCCGAGGGGGTACGACGTGGTATACAATTCCCCCACTCACGCGAGGGCGTGGACGCTAGCATACGGGCATGCGCCGATATTTAGACCGCGCCTTCTCAACCACCGACTTCCGGCAACCGCCTAACTGGTTACCGATTACTGACTACTAACTACTGCCCATGCGCCGCATCCTCGTTACCAGTGCTTTGCCTTATGCCAATGGCCACATTCATTTGGGCCATCTGGTCGAGTACATCCAGACCGATATCTGGGTCCGTTTTCAGCGGCTGCGCGGGGCGCAAGTCGTCTATATCTGTGCCGACGACACGCACGGCACGGCGATCATGATCCGCGCCCGGCAAGAGGGACGCAGCGAAGAGGCCGTGATCGCCGACATGCAAGCAGCGCACACGCGCGACTTCGCCGGCTTCGACGTCGTCTTCGACCATTACGGTAGCACGAACAGCCCGGCGAACCGTGAACTTTGCGCCACGTTCTGGAAATCGCTGCGCGGGGCGGGCCTGGTCAGCGAACGACCCGTGTCGCAACTGTTCGATCCGAAGGCGGGTACGTTCCTGGCCGACCGGTTCGTGAAAGGAACCTGCCCGAAGTGCAAGTCGCCCGACCAGTACGGTGATAGCTGCGACAAATGTGGTTCGACGTATTCGCCGACCGAATTGATCAACCCCGTGAGCACGCTCTCTGGCGCCACGCCCGAGTTGCGCTCGGCCGATCATTTGTTCATCAATACCGAGCAGTTGCGGCCGTTTCTCACCGAGTGGACGCAGAGCGACGATCACCTGCATCCCGACGTGGCCAAATGGCTGGCGGCGGCATTTTTATCCGAGCCGCTGCGCGATTGGGACGTGTCGCGCCCCGCGCCGTATTTCGGCTTCGAGATACCCGACTCGCCCGGGAATTACTGGTACGTCTGGTTCGACGCGCCAATCGGCTATATCGCGGCCAGCCGCGAATGGTGCGAGAAGCAGGGCGAGAATTTCGAATCGTGGTGGCGCAACGAGGCCACGGAAGTACACCACTTCATCGGCAAGGACATCACGTATTTTCACACGTTGTTCTGGCCTGTAATGCTGAAGGCGTCGGGCTTCAATCTGCCGCGCATGATTCATATCCACGGCTTCTTGACCGTCAACGGCGAGAAGATGTCGAAGACCAAGGGGACGTTCGTCCGCGCGGCGACCTACCTCGAGCATCTCGACCCGTCATACTTGCGCTATTATTACGCTTCGAAGCTGACACCCAAGCTCGATGATCTGGACATGAACCTCGACGAGTTCGTGTCCAAAATCAACAGCGACCTGGTTGGCAAGGTGGTGAACCTGGCCAGCCGCACGGCGCGGTTTGTCGAAGCGACCGGACTGGCGGCCAGGTATCCCGACGACGGCGGACTGTTCAGCGCAGCGGCCGCGGCCGGCGACGAAATCGCCACGGCCTACGACGCCTGCGACTACAACCGGGCCATGCGCGCGATCATGGCTCTGGCTGATCAAGCCAATAAATATGTCGAAGAGAACGCACCGTGGAATCTGCGCAAGGACCCCGCGCGTGCCACGGAGCTGCAAGAAGTCTGTACCGTGGCGTTGAACTTGTTCCGGCAACTAGTTGTGTACCTGTCGCCGGTGCTGCCAAGCCTGGCGCAGCAGGTTAGCACGCTCTTGAACCGGCCGATCGAGAGCTGGGATGAAGTGCGAAGGCCGCTGGTGGGAACAAAGATCAGCCGCTTTGAACATTTAATGAAACGAGTCGATCCTACACAGGTGGAAGCCATGATCAATTCGAGTCGTGAGGAAGCGCCTGCGGGAAAAGACGCGTCGAGCGCGGCAACTGCACCAACCAGCCCATCGTCAGCCACGACCGGCGCAGCATCCGAGGGCGCCGTGCCAGCGGGAACGTTTACCGACGGGCCCGAGGCGCTCGCCGCCGAACCGCTCACGCCGACGATCTCGTTCGATGAGTTCAGCAAAGTCGATTTGCGCGTGGCGCGCATTGTCGCCGCGCAAGAGGTGCCCAAGAGCAAGAAGTTGCTTCAGCTCACGGTCAGCCTAGGAGGCGAAGAGCGGCGCAACATCTTCGCGGGCATTAAAGAGGCTTATAAACCCGAGCAATTGGTCGGCCGGCTGGTGATCATCGCCGCCAATCTGGAGCCGCGCAAGATGACCTTTGGCATCAGCGAAGGCATGGTCGTCGCCGCCGGCCCCGGCGGCAGCGAAGTCTTCGTACTAAGCCCCGACACCGGAGCCCTGCCCGGCCAGAGAATACATTAGTAGGCAGTCGTTGCGACGCGTCAGCATCGCACGCATGTACTGCCTTCTGCCAACTGCCATCTGCCCACTACCGTCATGCCTCACATCGAACGTCACTTCACGGCTACTGAGATGGTGCGGGATGTCGTGATCGGAATGTCCGATGGGCTGACGGTGCCGTTTGCGCTAGCTGCGGGTCTGACCGGCGCCGTGGATTCGAATGCCATCATCGTCACGGCTGGATTGGCCGAGATCGCGGCCGGTTCGATCGCCATGGGACTGGGAGGTTATCTGGCTGCGCGCACCGACGCTGAGCATTACCATGCCGAACGAGCGCGTGAGTTGCGCGAATGTGAAACCGTTCCCGCGGTCGAGAAGGAAGAGGTGGCCGAGATTTTTCGCGACTATGGCCTGACACCAGAACAGACCGAACCGATCGTGGCCGCGATAAGTTCGAATCGCGACCGCTGGGTCGACTTCATGATGCGTTTCGAATTGGGACTCGAAGCGCCCGACCCCAGTCGGGCTCGCACGAGCGCCCTGACAATCGCCGGCTCGTACATCGCCGGCGGCTTTATTCCGCTGGCGCCGTATTTTTTTATGGCGTCAACGCATGCGGCGCTATTGGCTTCGGCCGGTGTGACCCTGGCCGCGCTCGCGGTCTTCGGTTTTGTGAAAGCGAGGCTGACCGGCATCAGCCCCTTCCGCGGTGGATTGCAAACCGTGCTCACCGGCGGGCTGGCCGCCGCGGCCGCCTTCGCCATCGCCCGCGCAATCGGGTAAAGCCGATCGGACGAAGATTTTGATCCGCAGATTGCGCAGATGATCGCATATTTGGAAACGCTTGCCGTCCCTCGAGACCCATCTGTGAAATCTGCGGATGGATCTTCTGAACTGCCGGTGCCGTGGCACGCGTGCTAGTCGGGCTCAACCCCCATCCTCTCTGCCCACTGCCCTCTGCCGACCGCTGACTCTACACTGGCACGCATGATCGACGATCAAGTCAAGCTGTTATACGAGGATGGGCCGGTGCTGGTGGTACGCAAGCCGGCCGGGTTGTTGACGCAAGCTCCGCCGGGCATTGATAGTCTCGAAGCTCGCATTAAGTCCTGGATCAAAGAGCGTGACAGCAAGCCGGGCAACGTCTATCTCGGCGTGCCACACCGGTTGGATCGGCCCGTATCCGGAACCTTGATCTTCGCGCGACACGTCCGAGCGGCACGGCGAATCTCGGAACAGTTCGAAGGACGCCTGGTGCGAAAAGTCTATTGGGCATGCGTCGCCGGCACGGTCACGCCCGAGGCCGGTACCTGGACCGATTTCGTCCGCAAGGTGCCCGGCGAACCGCGGGCCGAAATCGTGGCGGCGGATCATCCCGAGGGGCGCGAGGCTGTGCTGCATTATCGCATCCTGCAGGTCCGGCCGTGGGGCACCTGGCTGGCGATCGAACTGGAGACAGGCCGCACGCATCAGATTCGTGTGCAATGCGCCTCACGCGGCCACCCCGTCTTGGGAGATCAGCTCTACGGATCAACGACCGCGTTCGGACAGCAACACGATGACGAGCGACTACGGGCCATCGCCCTGCACGGCCGCAGCATCACGTTTCGCCATCCGATGTCGCAAGAAATGGTGTCGGTGACGGCGCCCCTGGCGGACGAGTGGGATGAGCTAGTAGCCGGTAGTCAGTAGCTAGTAATCTCCGCGAATGCCCTAGCGACTACTAGCTACCAAATACTAGTTACTAGCAGGCGGTCGAGACGCCCGCCCCCCTGACGGCGCCCTTGAACAGGAATTTGTGTTGTGCGACCATTCTGACCGGTCGCGCGCGACGCCCGCTTAACGATTCTTCGCCCCCGCTCGCCCGCGGAGCGAAGTTGCCCCACCTGCCACGACTCATCCTGGGAGCCGCCTGCCGATGTCGCAGAACTACCGCACCGTGCCGGAAGATACGCAGGGAATGCCCAGCGGTATTCCGTACATCATCGGCAACGAGGCGGCCGAGCGGTTCAGCTACTACGGAATGCGCTGCATCCTGGTCGTGTTCATGACCAGGTACATGCTGGACCGGCAAGGAGAGCTCGACCTGCTGTCCCCCGAGCAGGCGAAGGCCTATTACTCGTGGTTCCTGTCGAGCGTTTATTTTTTTCCCATTCTCGGGGCGCTCTTGGCTGACGGGGTGTTGGGGAAATACCGCACGATCTTTTGGGTGTCACTGATTTACTGTCTCGGGCACCTCGTGTTGTCGATCGATGCGACGCGCGGAGGGCTGTTCTTGGGGCTGGGGTTAATTGCCCTGGGCTCAGGCGGGATCAAGCCTTGCGTGTCGGCCGTCGTCGGCGACCAGTTCGGGCCCAGCAATCAGAACTTGCTCGAAAAAGTATACGGCTGGTTTTACTTCTCGATCAATTTTGGATCGATGTTCTCGACGATCCTCATACCTGAACTGCTCGAACATTACGGGCCGCACGTGGCCTTCGCCGTGCCGGGCATCTTGATGGCCTTGGCGACGTTCATCTTCTGGCTAGGACGACACAAGTTCGTACACGTGCCGCCGACGGGGTTGAGCTTTTTGCGCGAAGCGTTCACGCCCGCCGGGATGCAGGCGCTGCGCACACCATTGATCGTGACGCTGTTCGTGGCCGTGTTCTGGTCGCTCTACGATCAAAGCAGCTCGGCTTGGGTCTTACAGGCCGAGAACATGAATCGCAACGCCTTCGGCAAGGAATGGCTGGCGTCTCAGACGCACACCATGAATCCGATCTTGATCCTGATCCTGATCCCGATCTTCGCGTACATCGTCTATCCGGCGCTGAACCGGATCATCCCGCTGACCCCCACGCGGAAGATCACGATCGGCATGTTCGTCACGGGGCTGTCCTTTGCGATCGCTGGCTGGATCGAGACGATGATTCAGCGCGGCGAGACGCCACACATCGCCTGGCAACTGCTTGCCTACATCGTGCTGACTTCGGGCGAGGTGATGGTGTCGATCACGGGGCTCGAGTTCTCGTACACCGTTGCGCCCAAGAACATGAAGTCGATCGTGATGGCGATCTGGCTGTTGTCCGTCTCGCTGGGCAACGCCGTGACCGCGGTGGTGAATACCGTGATCCAGAACGAGGACAAAACTAGCAAGCTGCCGGGCGCCGAATACTATTGGTTCTTCACCGGCTTGATGCTAGCGGCGGCCGTCGGGTTTGCCCTGGTGTCGCTGACATTCCCGCGCGGGGAATCTCGCGGCGAAGAAAATCTCTCGTCGGCGTAGGATGAGAGCCACTATCAAATGCAGCGAGCATGAGAATGTTCGCTGCATTTGAGGGCGTGATACGGATCCGCAACGCGTCTAGCGTTGCCCACCGTTCTTTTTAAGCTCGAGCATGACGCGCTCCGCAGCGCGAAAGTACTCCGCCGGAGTGGTGACGATAGTCACTTTCCGTTCGGCGGGCGCTTTGGCTGCTTGGTCCGTTCCGCTTCGGACGACCTTTGGTGCAGCGTTTTGACTTGCCATTCATTTGCCTTCTGATGGGGATGTTTGACTTCGTAAAAGGAACTCAAAAATGTTGCTAGCGTATCCGCAAAAATCGCGCCCAGGTTGAATACGGGAGACGAGTGCAATTCCTCCAGGTATTCCGCGGCACGATTCTGATAGTCAAAAATTTCCGGTAATCCGGCGAACGTACCAACCTTCGGGGAATCAAACATCAAAAAACCAATATAACCCATGTCCTGTCCGTCGCACGTCCGCGGGTATCGCAGGGGCAAGACAAGAACAGATTGGTAATAGTTCGACCAATTCTCGCGGCCACATCGAAAGCGCGTGCCTTGCTTCTTGAGGTCGTTGCAGCAGAAGCAAGTGAAGTCTCTGCTCCATAAAGTGACTCCGTCGCTCATTCCCAACAGCGAAGCGAAGGTTGTACTCGATGTGACCAGGTCTCCGTCGTCGTCGCCGAGCTTGCTGGGCCGCTCGTCAAATGGCTTTGACCTTCCCAACGTCGCGACGCGCCCTTCTTCGCCATCGGCCTCCATCAACTTGAGCGAACAGTGCAAGTGGTTTGCCGGAACCTTCAACAGCCGCGACATCGACCGTCGGCAAGCGGTGCAAGTGTCGATGGCCATCATCGCCGTTGCTTGGAAATTGCCGTCTAGATTCCTCATCTGGCTGGCAAGATGCCGCATGCCATGCATCACTTCCAAATGCATCGGCTTCAAAACCGCATTGGCTCGATCATATCGCCATCGCCTGAATAGTTTTCGACGTTGAACCCAGTCATAAGCGCCGACGGCCCATGACCCGACCGTGACCGCTTGTCCGACCTCCATTGGCAGTCCCTCGAGTTAGGAGTAATTCCGCAATTAGAATCGTTCCTTTGGGGAGTCCGCAATGGAGGTAACCTACTATTCACCGTCACATTCCTCGGGTTGTTGGTTGCGCGGCCGCAGGTCGTAGCAATCGCAACGATACATCAGAGCGCGGCCTAATTCCTATGCCGAATGCTCGACATTGCACACGACAAGTCAAGGATCGACTCATCTGCTGAGGTGCTGTGTAGTAGTAAACAACTATGACCAGCGGCAGGGCAGATCGTGAGCCGTCGCGCGTTCGCGCTGGCTCGACGCCGTACGCCATGACGCCGGCGCTTTCGCGAACCCTGCGGCGTGCTGGCACGTGTTACGCCCTCATTGGCGAGCGGGCGGCGGGGCTAAAAAGCCCGACGCTCCGTCTAATATCGCGGCGTTGCCAACGAATTAGGTGGTGACTGATCCCGCGAACACTTGACGCCGGCGGCGATAGCCTCGCGTCAATGACTGCTTGACGATCCCCTGCAGAGGCCGAATTCCCGGGTGTACGCCTGGGAATCTCTGGCGAGGCGTTCGGCCCTCTGCTCGATTGATGCCCCCTTTTTTGAAGGACGTGAGGTTCCCATGCGATACTTCTGGCATTCGCTGGCCGTGGCGGCTTTGGCTGCCCCGTCGCTGGCCCTGGCCGCCGCGCCGGCCGGTAGCACCTCTGGTGCCGACAAGCAGAGCCTGGCGCCGACGAAAGTCGCCTCGTTCACGCTCAAGGATTACCACGGCCAGACGTTCGACCTCGACGCCGCGGCCAAGGACAAGATCGTGGTGCTGGCATTCCTGGGCACCGAGTGTCCATTGGCCAAACTCTACGCGCCACGCCTGGCCGAACTGGCGAAACAGTACGAGTCGCGGGGTGTCGCGTTCGTAGGCATCGACGCGAACCGGCAAGACGCGGTAACCGAAATCGCCGCGTATGCTCGGCACCACGGCATCGAGTTCCCGATCCTCAAGGATTTAAACCAGACGATCGCCGACCGCGTGGGCGCGACGCGCACGCCCGAGATCGTCGTGCTCGATCGTGGACGTACGATTCGCTATCGCGGCCGCATCGACGATCAATATGGCCTGGTGAAGAACGCCAACTATCAGCGCAAGGAACCGTCGCGCCGCGATCTGGCCGAAGCTCTGGATGAAATTCTGGCCGGCAAAGAAGTCTCGCAGCCCGCGACCGAAGCGACCGGCTGTTTGATCGGCCGTGACCGCCAACCGACCACCACGAGCAACGTCACCTACACGAAGCACGTCGCGCGAATTCTCAACGAAAATTGCATCTTCTGTCATCGGCAGGGACAGATCGCGCCGTTCACCCTGACCAGTTACGAGGACGCCGCAGGCTGGGCCGGCATGATCGAAGAAGTCACACAGGCCGGCCGTATGCCACCGTGGCACGCCGATCCGCATTACGGCCACTTTCAAAACGACGCTCGCCTGAGCGACGACGACAAGGCCACGATCGCCCGCTGGGTAGCTGCGGGCGCGCCGGAAGGTGATCCTAAGGATCTCCCCGCGCCGCCGAAACTTGCCGAAGGTTGGATGATCCCCGAGCCGGACCAGGTCATTTACATGGCCGAAAAGGCGTACGATGTGCCGGCCACGGGCGTGGTCGAATACCAGATGTTCACCGTCGATCCGGGCTGGAAAGAGGACAAGTGGATCAGCGCCATCGAACCCCGGCCGGGCAACACTTCGGTCGTGCATCACATTTTGATCTTCGTGCTTCCGCCCGATGGGCGCGGAACCGGCGGGCTGGGGAATGGCAACGATTTCACGGGTGCCTTCGCGCCGGGGGCGCGTCCCGAGCCCTTGCCGCTGGGCATGGCCCGCAAGGTGCCGGCCGGCTCGAAGCTCATCTTTCAGATGCACTACACGCCCAACGGCACCGCGCAACAGGACCGCAGCTATCTGGGCGTGAAGTTTGCCGATCCCAAAACCGTGAAGCAGGAAGTCGTGGTCACAAGCGCCGTGAATTTCGTCTTTCAGCTTCCGCCAGGCGCCGATGACGTACCGGTGAACTCGCGCTACATCTTCAAGCGCGATACGTTGCTGTTGACGATGATGCCGCACATGCATCTACGCGGTAAGGCGTTTGATTACGTCGCCACGTATCCTGACGGAAAGAAGGAAACGATCCTGTCCGTGCCGGGATACGATTTTGGCTGGCAGACGAGCTATTGTTTGGACGAACCGAAGCTGCTGCCCGCCGGTACACGGCTGGACTGCCACGCCCACTTCGACAACTCGGAGCATAACCTGAACAACCCGGATCCGAAGGCCACGATCGGTTTCGGCGATCAGACGTTCGAAGAGATGATGATTGGCTTTTTCGAAATGGCCGATCCGCATCAAGACCTCACCAACCCCACCGCACAGCAGCAGCCCACCCGCGTGCAAGATTTCTTGACCGTGCTGCGTGCCACGGGAGGTGATCCAGACGACAATCTGAAAGCCGCCACGCATTTGGCGCTCTCGGATGCCGAGTGGTTCGGC
This window contains:
- a CDS encoding redoxin domain-containing protein, yielding MRYFWHSLAVAALAAPSLALAAAPAGSTSGADKQSLAPTKVASFTLKDYHGQTFDLDAAAKDKIVVLAFLGTECPLAKLYAPRLAELAKQYESRGVAFVGIDANRQDAVTEIAAYARHHGIEFPILKDLNQTIADRVGATRTPEIVVLDRGRTIRYRGRIDDQYGLVKNANYQRKEPSRRDLAEALDEILAGKEVSQPATEATGCLIGRDRQPTTTSNVTYTKHVARILNENCIFCHRQGQIAPFTLTSYEDAAGWAGMIEEVTQAGRMPPWHADPHYGHFQNDARLSDDDKATIARWVAAGAPEGDPKDLPAPPKLAEGWMIPEPDQVIYMAEKAYDVPATGVVEYQMFTVDPGWKEDKWISAIEPRPGNTSVVHHILIFVLPPDGRGTGGLGNGNDFTGAFAPGARPEPLPLGMARKVPAGSKLIFQMHYTPNGTAQQDRSYLGVKFADPKTVKQEVVVTSAVNFVFQLPPGADDVPVNSRYIFKRDTLLLTMMPHMHLRGKAFDYVATYPDGKKETILSVPGYDFGWQTSYCLDEPKLLPAGTRLDCHAHFDNSEHNLNNPDPKATIGFGDQTFEEMMIGFFEMADPHQDLTNPTAQQQPTRVQDFLTVLRATGGDPDDNLKAATHLALSDAEWFGRFGFILPVTVPQVDRVCLTVVDDGKVTQKYGPFTGNRNPDPTAPAPPETMRSKLPPVAAADEPLAKYAAGDKPVVIADLSKEKGAIFTLMVARGAKSSLHVPMRIGDSRATINFWSTEPDAFPQPAVQLLSALSQAMAAAQTKPESAAGR
- a CDS encoding POT family MFS transporter yields the protein MSQNYRTVPEDTQGMPSGIPYIIGNEAAERFSYYGMRCILVVFMTRYMLDRQGELDLLSPEQAKAYYSWFLSSVYFFPILGALLADGVLGKYRTIFWVSLIYCLGHLVLSIDATRGGLFLGLGLIALGSGGIKPCVSAVVGDQFGPSNQNLLEKVYGWFYFSINFGSMFSTILIPELLEHYGPHVAFAVPGILMALATFIFWLGRHKFVHVPPTGLSFLREAFTPAGMQALRTPLIVTLFVAVFWSLYDQSSSAWVLQAENMNRNAFGKEWLASQTHTMNPILILILIPIFAYIVYPALNRIIPLTPTRKITIGMFVTGLSFAIAGWIETMIQRGETPHIAWQLLAYIVLTSGEVMVSITGLEFSYTVAPKNMKSIVMAIWLLSVSLGNAVTAVVNTVIQNEDKTSKLPGAEYYWFFTGLMLAAAVGFALVSLTFPRGESRGEENLSSA
- a CDS encoding RluA family pseudouridine synthase — its product is MIDDQVKLLYEDGPVLVVRKPAGLLTQAPPGIDSLEARIKSWIKERDSKPGNVYLGVPHRLDRPVSGTLIFARHVRAARRISEQFEGRLVRKVYWACVAGTVTPEAGTWTDFVRKVPGEPRAEIVAADHPEGREAVLHYRILQVRPWGTWLAIELETGRTHQIRVQCASRGHPVLGDQLYGSTTAFGQQHDDERLRAIALHGRSITFRHPMSQEMVSVTAPLADEWDELVAGSQ
- a CDS encoding trypsin-like peptidase domain-containing protein yields the protein MHLLHSVVACLAMTGAGQTELLDFTATWCGPCQQMAPLVDSLAAQGQPVRKVDFDRERDLVARYHVTAIPCFVMLVNGQEVDRAVGAVSQARLQQMLTQAQRAGSMAGPAGAPMPSQMAAARPGRERTFADEPPTPMPGPPAAGGQSPEGGQPGAFAPPAAMPPSMPLPGERSPYPLITAQPSVPQGPHRDALSAAGSALEKNTAAAERCLASSVRIRIADADGNSVGSGTIIDARAGEALVLTCGHVFRDSQGQGKITVDLFGPGAPKHVPGQVIGYDLKRDVGLISFRPGVPVTVARLAPTGYAIKSGDAVLSIGCDNGREPSVRNSHVTTTDKYLPPPNIQVAGQPVEGRSGGGLFTADGLLIGVCNAADPADNEGLYAAIGSIHGELARKGLTQMIAGPATVAPTGAEPTSMARNMPAMNMNSAAPRVVPTSAEESRGPIGGAMANPPLTVAERSVLEKIRSASGDAEVICIVRPLKDPHSMSEIVVVDRASQDLLRQLSAERRGQTTKRLTSLETPPASQPVRAPVPDAARNWQPTTQLR
- a CDS encoding VIT1/CCC1 transporter family protein, producing MPHIERHFTATEMVRDVVIGMSDGLTVPFALAAGLTGAVDSNAIIVTAGLAEIAAGSIAMGLGGYLAARTDAEHYHAERARELRECETVPAVEKEEVAEIFRDYGLTPEQTEPIVAAISSNRDRWVDFMMRFELGLEAPDPSRARTSALTIAGSYIAGGFIPLAPYFFMASTHAALLASAGVTLAALAVFGFVKARLTGISPFRGGLQTVLTGGLAAAAAFAIARAIG
- the metG gene encoding methionine--tRNA ligase, with protein sequence MRRILVTSALPYANGHIHLGHLVEYIQTDIWVRFQRLRGAQVVYICADDTHGTAIMIRARQEGRSEEAVIADMQAAHTRDFAGFDVVFDHYGSTNSPANRELCATFWKSLRGAGLVSERPVSQLFDPKAGTFLADRFVKGTCPKCKSPDQYGDSCDKCGSTYSPTELINPVSTLSGATPELRSADHLFINTEQLRPFLTEWTQSDDHLHPDVAKWLAAAFLSEPLRDWDVSRPAPYFGFEIPDSPGNYWYVWFDAPIGYIAASREWCEKQGENFESWWRNEATEVHHFIGKDITYFHTLFWPVMLKASGFNLPRMIHIHGFLTVNGEKMSKTKGTFVRAATYLEHLDPSYLRYYYASKLTPKLDDLDMNLDEFVSKINSDLVGKVVNLASRTARFVEATGLAARYPDDGGLFSAAAAAGDEIATAYDACDYNRAMRAIMALADQANKYVEENAPWNLRKDPARATELQEVCTVALNLFRQLVVYLSPVLPSLAQQVSTLLNRPIESWDEVRRPLVGTKISRFEHLMKRVDPTQVEAMINSSREEAPAGKDASSAATAPTSPSSATTGAASEGAVPAGTFTDGPEALAAEPLTPTISFDEFSKVDLRVARIVAAQEVPKSKKLLQLTVSLGGEERRNIFAGIKEAYKPEQLVGRLVIIAANLEPRKMTFGISEGMVVAAGPGGSEVFVLSPDTGALPGQRIH